One region of Zingiber officinale cultivar Zhangliang chromosome 7B, Zo_v1.1, whole genome shotgun sequence genomic DNA includes:
- the LOC122006210 gene encoding hydroxyproline O-arabinosyltransferase NOD3-like → MIGRRNISKASPLFLLLLGFGFFVATYNLVTMVIHYQQRESVNKLPVDDLGTEMPKIRRLGVQRHLFHVVVTATDAAYSRWQCRIMYYWYKRMKDGEGSEMGGFTRVLHSGKPDSLMDEIPTFVVDPLPDGVDRGYIVLNRPWAFVQWLDKATIEEEYILMAEPDHIFVKPLPNLAREDYPAGFPFFYIKPTEHVEIVRKFFPEEKGPVTNIDPIGNSPVIIKKSILEKIAPTWMNISLNMKEDPETDKAFGWVLEMYAYAIASALHGVQHVLHKNFMIQPPWDLKLGNTYILHFTYGCDYTLKGELTYGKIGEWRFDKRLYLRGPPPRNLALPPAGVPESVVTLVRMVNEATNNIPGWDEGR, encoded by the exons ATGATTGGGAGGAGGAACATCAGCAAGGCGTCTCCATTGTTCTTGCTGCTGCTGGGGTTTGGATTTTTCGTCGCTACCTATAATCTGGTGACGATGGTCATCCATTACCAGCAGCGAGAGTCCGTGAACAAGCTTCCTGTTGACGATTTAGGCACGGAGATGCCTAAGATTAGGCGATTGGGCGTTCAGAGGCATCTGTTTCACGTTGTGGTGACTGCGACTGATGCGGCATATAGCAGGTGGCAGTGCCGGATAATGTACTACTGGTACAAGAGGATGAAGGACGGCGAGGGGTCGGAGATGGGAGGGTTCACCAGGGTGCTCCACTCTGGGAAGCCTGATAGCCTGATGGATGAGATCCCAACTTTTGTTGTGGATCCACTCCCAGACGGTGTGGATCGG GGGTACATTGTCCTAAACAGACCTTGGGCCTTTGTGCAATGGCTGGACAAAGCAACTATCGAGGAGGA GTATATATTAATGGCAGAACCAGATCATATTTTTGTCAAACCATTGCCAAACTTGGCTCGTGAAGATTATCCTGCAGGCTTTCCATTCTTCTACATTAAACCAACCGAACATGTAGAGATTGTGAGGAAGTTTTTTCCAGAAGAAAAAGGTCCTGTAACTAACATTGACCCTATTGGCAATTCCCCTGTGATAATTAAAAAG TCCATACTAGAGAAGATTGCTCCTACTTGGATGAACATTTCTTTGAATATGAAAGAGGATCCAGAGACCGACAAAGCTTTTGGATGGGTGTTGGAAAT GTATGCTTATGCCATTGCAAGTGCATTGCATGGTGTGCAACATGTTCTTCATAAAAATTTCATGATACAA CCCCCTTGGGATTTGAAGTTGGGGAACACTTACATTTTACATTTTACTTATGGATGTGACTATACATTGAAG GGTGAACTAACTTATGGTAAAATTGGAGAATGGCGCTTTGACAAAAGATTATATCTTCGTGGTCCACCACCAAGGAACCTAGCTTTACCCCCGGCAGGAGTTCCTGAAAGTGTG GTAACACTGGTGAGGATGGTAAACGAGGCTACGAATAACATCCCTGGGTGGGATGAAGGAAGATAG